Proteins encoded together in one Coffea arabica cultivar ET-39 chromosome 2c, Coffea Arabica ET-39 HiFi, whole genome shotgun sequence window:
- the LOC113725809 gene encoding auxin response factor 18, which yields MITVMNSGNEPMNEVEKSLDPQLWHACAGGMVQMSPVNSKVFYFPQGHAEHAHKSVDFGTFCRIPPLILCRVSSIKYLADTETDEVFAKIRLAPLRGNECSDDDGDDGLLAFDKNDGQEKPSSFAKTLTQSDANNGGGFSVPRYCAETIFPRLDYSAEPPVQTILAKDVHGEIWKFRHIYRGTPRRHLLTTGWSNFVNQKKLVAGDSIVFLRAENGDLCVGIRRAKRGIGGGPEAPSGWNTSAGNCTSSLYGGFSRLLGEEENRIMRNPKGGTNNSDIGARGRGKVRAESVVEAANLAASGQAFEVIYYPRASTPEFVVKASAVKAAIRIQWCSGMRFKMPFETEDSSRISWFMGTVSSVQVDDPIHWPNSPWRLLQVAWDEPDLLQNVKRVSPWLVELVSNMPAINLSPFSPPRKKLRLPQPPEFPLVGQLPMPSLFSNPLSPSSPLCCLPDKIPAGIQGARHAQFGLPSSEPHFNKLQAGLFPFKLKQLEHAAAAASRIPNSSCFMEDYESKDNVSCVLTIGNSVQGSKPNVRTEAPLFVLFGQPILTEQQISQSSSGDTARSSLSERNPENTVTVSGGSGSGVLQSGHPENSLDQVLPWYKDPKLEFGLETGHCKVFMESEDVGRTLDLSVFGSYEELYGKLAEMFGLERSEMLSNVLYQDPAGVVKHSGDEPFSDFLKAARRITILTDSGSDNVGR from the exons ATGATTACTGTGATGAATTCTGGGAACGAACCCATGAATGAAGTGGAAAAATCCCTGGACCCCCAGTTATGGCATGCCTGCGCTGGCGGAATGGTGCAAATGTCACCTGTTAACTCCAAAGTTTTCTACTTTCCTCAAGGACATGCTGAGCATGCTCACAAAAGTGTGGATTTCGGGACTTTTTGCAGAATCCCACCACTTATTTTGTGTAGAGTCTCATCAATAAAGTACCTGGCTGATACCGAGACTGATGAGGTTTTCGCTAAAATAAGATTGGCTCCGCTGAGAGGAAATGAATGTAGCGATGATGATGGTGATGATGGATTGTTGGCTTTTGATAAGAATGACGGTCAGGAAAAGCCTAGTTCTTTTGCAAAGACATTAACACAGTCTGATGCAAACAACGGTGGGGGTTTCTCTGTGCCACGGTACTGTGCTGAGACCATATTTCCGCGGTTGGACTATTCAGCTGAACCCCCAGTTCAGACTATTTTGGCCAAAGATGTTCATGGGGAGATATGGAAATTTAGGCATATTTACAGGGGGACACCGCGTCGTCACCTTTTGACGACTGGATGGAGTAATTTTGTGAACCAGAAGAAGCTTGTTGCAGGGGACTCGATTGTGTTTTTGAGAGCTGAAAATGGGGATCTTTGTGTTGGGATCAGAAGAGCGAAGAGAGGAATTGGTGGTGGACCTGAGGCACCATCTGGATGGAATACCAGTGCTGGGAATTGCACCTCCTCTTTGTATGGGGGATTCTCCAGGCTTCTAGGTGAAGAGGAAAACAGGATCATGAGGAATCCTAAGGGAGGGACTAATAACAGTGACATAGGTGCCAGGGGAAGGGGTAAAGTTAGGGCAGAATCTGTTGTTGAAGCAGCCAATCTTGCTGCCAGTGGGCAGGCATTTGAGGTTATTTACTATCCACGTGCAAGCACGCCGGAGTTTGTTGTAAAGGCCTCAGCTGTAAAGGCTGCAATAAGAATTCAGTGGTGTTCCGGGATGAGATTCAAGATGCCTTTCGAGACAGAAGATTCATCACGGATAAGCTGGTTTATGGGAACTGTATCCTCTGTTCAAGTTGATGACCCCATCCATTGGCCTAATTCTCCCTGGCGCCTTCTCCAG GTTGCATGGGATGAACCAGATTTACTTCAGAATGTTAAGCGAGTCAGTCCATGGTTGGTTGAGCTGGTGTCAAATATGCCTGCCATCAATCTTTCCCCCTTTTCCCCACCAAGAAAGAAGTTGAGGCTTCCACAACCTCCGGAATTTCCCCTTGTTGGCCAACTTCCAATGCCATCACTATTCAGCAACCCCTTAAGCCCAAGTAGTCCCTTGTGTTGTTTACCAGACAAGATTCCTGCAGGCATACAGGGAGCCAGGCATGCTCAATTCGGATTACCCTCATCAGAACCGCATTTCAATAAACTGCAGGCGGGCCTCTTCCCGTTCAAACTGAAGCAGCTTGAACATGCTGCTGCCGCAGCTTCTAGAATCCCTAACAGTAGCTGCTTCATGGAAGATTATGAATCCAAGGATAATGTATCTTGCGTGTTGACTATCGGAAATTCTGTACAAGGATCGAAGCCTAATGTTCGTACAGAAGCACCcctgtttgttttgtttggtcAACCAATTCTCACTGAGCAGCAGATCTCCCAGAGCTCCTCTGGGGATACAGCTCGCAGCAGTTTATCAGAGAGGAATCCAGAAAATACTGTAACTGTCTCTGGTGGTTCAGGATCAGGAGTTCTTCAGAGTGGTCATCCAGAGAACTCTCTAGATCAAGTCCTTCCGTGGTACAAAGATCCCAAACTTGAATTTGGATTGGAGACAGGTCACTGTAAGGTGTTTATGGAATCTGaagacgttggccggactctgGACCTGTCAGTTTTTGGCTCTTATGAGGAGCTCTATGGAAAGCTGGCGGAGATGTTTGGTCTTGAAAGATCGGAGATGCTGAGCAATGTGCTTTATCAGGACCCGGCAGGCGTTGTTAAGCACAGTGGAGATGAACCATTCAG CGACTTCCTGAAAGCAGCAAGAAGGATAACAATTCTAACCGACTCGGGCAGTGACAACGTAGGCCGATAG